The window GTACGCAACTTCGAGACCGCCCGGCTCAAGGTCTCCGACGCCGACGGCAACCCGGTCGAGATCGCGGCCGTGGTCGTCTGGCGGGTCGTCGACGCCGCCAAGGCGGTGTTCGCCGTCGACGACCACGTCGAGTACGTCGCCGTGCAGGCAGAGACGGCCGTACGGCACCTCGCCACCAGCTACCCGTACGAGGCACACGACTCCGGTCGGGCCAGCCTGCGCGACAGCGCGGTGGTGAGCGAGGAGCTGACCCACGAACTGCGGGAGCGGTCCGAGATGGCCGGCGTCGAGGTGCTCGAATCGCGTACCACGCACCTGGCCTACGCTCCGGAGATCGCCCAGGCGATGCTGGCCCGCCAGCAGGCCAGTGCGATCGTCGGCGCCCGCTACAAGATCGTGGAGGGCGCGGTCGGGATGGTCTCCCTCGCGTTGGACAAGCTGCGCGAGGAGCACGTGGTGGACCTCGACGAGGAGCGCAAGGCACAGATGGTGGCCAACCTGCTGGTCGTACTCTGCGGCGACCGGGCCGCCCAGCCGGTCGTCAACGCCGGCTCCCTCTACAGCTAGAGGCGGTCCGGCTGATGGCCGAGCGCAAGAAACTCCTGCTCAGGCTCGATCCGCAGGTCTACGACGCGTTGGCCCGGTGGGCCGGTGACGACCTGCGCAGCGTCAACGCCCAGATCGAGTTCGCCCTACGGCTCGCCCTGCGTACGGTCGGGCGATCACCGAAACCGTCGAACGAGCCGGCGTCGGGCGAGTCGGGACCGGCGTCGGACGAGTCGGGATCGGATGAGCGGGCGCCGGGTGAGTCCGGCGGGTAGCGGGTCAGCCCGCGACTCGCCGTCCGAATACTGATCAGGCGTTGGGCGGCCGGCTGCCGTGGTGGCCGGCCGCCCTAGCATGGGCGGATGGTGTTGTCCTTCGTCTCCGGGCCGGTCCGGGTCCGGGTGCCCGCGACCAGCGCGAATCTCGGGCCGGGTTTCGACTCGCTCGGTCTCGCGCTGGCCCTTTACGACGAGGTCGGCGCCAGGGTGACCCCCGGCGGTTGCCGGGTCGCGGTCACCGGTGCGGGCGCGGGCGAACTGCCCGACGACGAGACCCACCTGGTGGTCCGGGCCATGCGGGCCACCTTCGACCTGCTCGGCGGCCAGCCGACCGGGCTGGCGCTGGACTGTGTGAACCGGATCCCGCAGGCTCGTGGCCTGGGTTCCTCGTCGGCCGCGATCGTCGCCGGGGTGCAGTTGGCCCGTGGACTGACCGTCGACGGTATGGACCGGCTCGACGACGCCGGTGCGCTGCGCCTGGCGGCCGAGATCGAGGGACATCCGGACAACGTCGCGCCCTGCCTGCTCGGCGGCTTCACCATCGCCTGGACCGAGACGGCGCCCCTCTCGGCCGGGCTGGCCGGATCCGACCAGCCCGTCGCACCCGTCCCCGGAGCGGGAGTGACGGATGGGACTCAGGGGAGCACTGAGGCGCAGGTGGCGGCCGATGCCGGGCGCCCCGGGGTGGGTCCGGGTGCGCGGGCGGTTGTCCTGCGGCCGTCGCCGGATGTCACGCCGGTGATTTTCGTGCCC of the Micromonospora sp. NBC_01796 genome contains:
- the thrB gene encoding homoserine kinase, with protein sequence MVLSFVSGPVRVRVPATSANLGPGFDSLGLALALYDEVGARVTPGGCRVAVTGAGAGELPDDETHLVVRAMRATFDLLGGQPTGLALDCVNRIPQARGLGSSSAAIVAGVQLARGLTVDGMDRLDDAGALRLAAEIEGHPDNVAPCLLGGFTIAWTETAPLSAGLAGSDQPVAPVPGAGVTDGTQGSTEAQVAADAGRPGVGPGARAVVLRPSPDVTPVIFVPEERGLTAVARAALPATVPHQDAARNAGRAALLVHALTADPSLLYAATSDRLHQDYRAAGMPGTASLLTALRAAGVAAVVSGAGPTVLALSAVPENFDPGMGWSVRLLPVDVTGAQVDRVRLGHAERDPVAAGRKS
- a CDS encoding SPFH domain-containing protein, encoding MERVVFRMSGFLMIAVLVVLAAAAAGVLVAVGNDGAIVATAVTYAVLAAIAGTGFTIVNPNNAQVVQFFGRYVGTIRDAGFHWTMPLTARTQVTLRVRNFETARLKVSDADGNPVEIAAVVVWRVVDAAKAVFAVDDHVEYVAVQAETAVRHLATSYPYEAHDSGRASLRDSAVVSEELTHELRERSEMAGVEVLESRTTHLAYAPEIAQAMLARQQASAIVGARYKIVEGAVGMVSLALDKLREEHVVDLDEERKAQMVANLLVVLCGDRAAQPVVNAGSLYS